One Aquamicrobium sp. genomic region harbors:
- a CDS encoding ABC transporter permease, translated as MTSATATGAAGFGRTLRLAFRFSAREMRGGLSGFLIFIACIALGVAAIGGVNSLARAISTGIETQGRDLLGGDMRFQLVHREADQREMAFLHELGEVAHSANLRSMARLPDGSDQTLVEAKAVDGLYPLYGELVTEPNLPLADIFAARGGIHGAAAADMLFSRLGLEIGDTIRLGDADYELRARIVSEPDAISDGFGLAPRLLISLDALEASGLIQPGSLVEHAYKIRMPAGTSEADIQAVRERATAEFPEAGWSVRGRTGAAPSLSSNVERFSQFLTLVGLTALVVGGVGVANAVRAYLEAKRGVIATFKSLGASGRFVFLVYLVQILMVAGIGIAIGLVLAALMPPVAAGFLAAVFPVPMEGGVHWGALGFAALFGILVTLAFALLPLGRARDVPATALFREMGFDQRGLPRPVYVVAVLAIAAVLAALAVFTAGDRRIAVIFVTAAVAAFVVLRLVGVLVQWLARRAPRMRGAALRLAIGNIHRPGALTPSVVLSLGLGLTLVVTLALIDGNLRRQIAGSLPAHAPNFFFVDIQSGEVDAFADLVEAEAPDGKLVRVPMLRGRVMALNGTDVRELDVPPEGAWVLRGDRGITYARNVPENSTLSQGEWWPDGYDGEPLVSFAAQEGRELGLKLGDTVTVNVLGRNITARISSFREVQWESLAINFVMVFSPNTFAGAPHSWLATLSDPGATPAEEAQVLNAITRAFPSVTSVRVKDALDIINGIVAQLAVAIRAAAAIALVASVLVLSGALAAGNRARIHDAVVLKTLGATRRTLIKAFSLEYALIGLATAIFALIAGGIAAWFVVARIMTLPSSFLPEVALSTLLLALVLTVGFGLVGTWRVLGHKAAPVLRNL; from the coding sequence ATGACCAGCGCGACAGCCACCGGCGCCGCCGGCTTCGGCCGCACCTTGCGGCTCGCCTTCCGCTTCTCGGCGCGCGAGATGCGCGGCGGGCTCTCCGGCTTCCTGATCTTCATCGCCTGCATCGCGCTCGGCGTCGCCGCCATCGGCGGGGTCAACTCGCTCGCCCGCGCCATCTCGACCGGCATCGAGACGCAGGGGCGGGACCTCCTCGGCGGCGACATGCGCTTCCAGCTCGTCCACCGCGAGGCCGACCAGCGGGAAATGGCGTTCCTGCATGAGCTTGGCGAGGTGGCCCACAGCGCCAATCTGCGCTCGATGGCGCGGCTGCCGGACGGCTCGGACCAGACGCTGGTCGAGGCGAAAGCCGTCGACGGGCTCTATCCGCTCTATGGCGAGCTCGTCACGGAACCGAACCTGCCGCTCGCCGACATCTTCGCCGCGCGCGGCGGCATCCACGGCGCGGCGGCGGCCGATATGCTGTTCTCGCGGCTCGGCCTCGAGATCGGCGACACGATCCGCCTCGGCGACGCCGACTACGAGCTGCGCGCCAGGATCGTCAGCGAGCCGGACGCGATCTCGGACGGGTTCGGCCTCGCGCCGCGCCTCCTGATCTCGCTCGATGCGCTGGAGGCATCCGGCCTGATCCAGCCCGGCAGCCTCGTCGAGCACGCCTACAAGATCCGCATGCCGGCAGGCACCAGCGAGGCCGACATCCAGGCCGTCCGCGAAAGGGCGACCGCCGAGTTCCCCGAGGCCGGCTGGAGCGTGCGCGGCCGCACCGGGGCAGCACCCTCGCTGTCGTCGAATGTCGAGCGCTTCTCGCAATTCCTGACGCTGGTCGGGCTGACCGCGCTGGTCGTCGGCGGGGTCGGCGTCGCCAACGCCGTGCGCGCCTATCTGGAAGCCAAGCGCGGCGTCATCGCCACCTTCAAGAGCCTCGGCGCGTCGGGCCGGTTCGTGTTCCTCGTCTATCTGGTGCAGATCCTGATGGTGGCGGGGATCGGCATCGCCATCGGCCTCGTCCTCGCCGCGCTGATGCCGCCGGTGGCGGCCGGGTTCCTCGCCGCCGTGTTCCCGGTGCCGATGGAGGGCGGCGTCCATTGGGGTGCGCTCGGCTTCGCCGCCCTGTTCGGCATCCTCGTCACGCTCGCCTTCGCGCTGCTGCCGCTGGGCCGGGCGCGCGACGTGCCGGCGACCGCCCTCTTCCGCGAGATGGGCTTCGACCAGCGCGGCCTGCCGCGCCCGGTCTATGTCGTCGCCGTGCTGGCCATCGCCGCCGTGCTCGCGGCGCTTGCCGTCTTCACCGCCGGCGACCGGCGCATCGCGGTGATCTTCGTCACCGCCGCGGTCGCCGCCTTCGTGGTGCTGCGGCTCGTCGGCGTCCTCGTGCAATGGCTGGCGCGCAGGGCCCCGCGCATGCGCGGGGCGGCGCTTCGCCTCGCCATCGGCAACATCCACCGCCCCGGGGCGCTGACGCCCTCGGTCGTGCTGTCGCTCGGGCTCGGCCTCACCCTCGTCGTCACGCTGGCGCTGATCGACGGCAACCTCAGGCGACAGATCGCCGGCAGCCTGCCGGCGCACGCGCCGAACTTCTTCTTCGTCGACATCCAGAGCGGCGAGGTCGACGCCTTCGCCGATCTGGTCGAGGCCGAGGCGCCGGACGGCAAGCTGGTGCGCGTGCCGATGCTGCGCGGCCGCGTCATGGCGCTGAACGGCACCGACGTGCGCGAGCTCGACGTGCCGCCCGAAGGCGCATGGGTGCTGCGCGGCGACCGCGGCATCACCTATGCCCGCAACGTGCCGGAGAACTCGACCCTGTCGCAGGGGGAATGGTGGCCGGACGGCTATGACGGCGAGCCGCTCGTCTCCTTCGCGGCGCAGGAAGGGCGCGAGCTCGGCCTGAAGCTCGGCGACACGGTGACGGTCAACGTGCTCGGCCGCAACATCACCGCGCGGATATCCAGCTTCCGCGAGGTGCAGTGGGAATCGCTCGCCATCAATTTCGTCATGGTGTTCTCGCCCAACACCTTCGCCGGCGCGCCGCATTCGTGGCTGGCGACGCTGTCCGACCCCGGGGCGACGCCGGCCGAGGAGGCCCAGGTGCTCAACGCCATCACCCGCGCCTTCCCCTCGGTGACCAGCGTGCGCGTCAAGGACGCGCTCGACATCATCAACGGCATCGTCGCCCAGCTCGCCGTCGCCATCCGGGCGGCGGCGGCCATCGCGCTCGTCGCCTCGGTGCTGGTGCTGTCTGGGGCGCTCGCCGCCGGAAACCGCGCCCGAATCCACGACGCGGTGGTGCTGAAGACGCTCGGCGCGACGCGGCGCACGCTGATCAAGGCGTTCTCGCTCGAATACGCGCTGATCGGGCTGGCGACGGCGATCTTCGCGCTCATCGCCGGCGGCATCGCGGCGTGGTTCGTGGTGGCGCGCATCATGACCCTGCCCTCGAGCTTCCTGCCGGAGGTGGCGCTGTCGACGCTGCTGCTGGCGCTGGTGCTGACCGTCGGCTTCGGCCTCGTCGGCACATGGCGGGTTCTCGGCCACAAGGCGGCACCGGTGCTGCGCAATCTTTGA
- a CDS encoding Bax inhibitor-1/YccA family protein: protein MADLRNYQARVAPAGVHADAAIDEGLRAYMIKVYNLMALGLAITGFAALGTVMLATTNDPSAAVATLGNGKMLTSLGAALYGSPLRWVVMLAPLAMVFFLSFRVEKMSLSAAQTTFWAFAAVMGISLSSIFLVYTSGSIVQTFFITATAFLALSLFGYTTKRDLSGMGSFLIMGVWGLILAMLVNIFMQSSALQFAISAIGVLVFAGLTAYDTQQIKEMYYEGDGALVAGRKAIMGALRLYLDFINMFMFLLQFLGNRE, encoded by the coding sequence ATGGCTGACCTTCGCAACTATCAGGCTCGCGTCGCGCCCGCCGGCGTGCATGCCGACGCCGCGATCGATGAGGGCCTGCGCGCCTACATGATCAAGGTCTACAACCTGATGGCGCTCGGTCTTGCGATCACCGGCTTCGCCGCGCTCGGCACGGTGATGCTCGCCACCACCAACGACCCCTCCGCCGCCGTCGCCACGCTCGGCAACGGCAAGATGCTGACCTCGCTCGGCGCCGCGCTCTACGGCTCGCCGCTGCGCTGGGTCGTGATGCTCGCGCCGCTGGCGATGGTGTTCTTCCTGTCGTTCCGCGTCGAGAAGATGAGCCTTTCGGCCGCGCAGACCACGTTCTGGGCCTTCGCCGCCGTGATGGGCATCTCGCTGTCGTCGATCTTCCTGGTCTACACCAGCGGCTCGATCGTCCAGACGTTCTTCATCACCGCCACCGCGTTCCTGGCGCTGTCGCTGTTCGGCTACACCACCAAGCGCGACCTGTCGGGCATGGGCTCGTTCCTGATCATGGGCGTGTGGGGCCTCATCCTGGCGATGCTGGTCAACATCTTCATGCAGTCGTCGGCGCTGCAGTTCGCCATCTCGGCGATCGGCGTGCTGGTGTTCGCGGGCCTGACCGCCTACGACACCCAGCAGATCAAGGAAATGTACTATGAGGGCGACGGCGCGCTGGTCGCCGGCCGCAAGGCGATCATGGGCGCGCTGCGCCTCTATCTCGACTTCATCAACATGTTCATGTTCCTGCTCCAGTTCCTCGGCAACCGCGAGTAA
- a CDS encoding GFA family protein — MERFTGGCLCGDVRIVASGRPYRVGLCHCLDCRKHHGALFHASAIFPQDAVTISGETRDYAGRHFCPRCGSSIFGRSGDEVEVNLGSLDAPDQLTPTYELWTVRRESWLPPFPLKRRYEHDRDDANRFEE; from the coding sequence ATGGAGCGATTCACCGGCGGATGCCTGTGCGGCGACGTGCGGATCGTGGCGTCGGGACGACCCTACCGGGTCGGCCTTTGCCACTGCCTCGACTGCCGCAAGCATCACGGCGCTCTTTTCCACGCTTCGGCGATATTCCCGCAGGACGCGGTGACGATCTCCGGCGAGACGCGCGACTATGCCGGGCGGCACTTCTGCCCGCGCTGCGGCTCCTCCATCTTCGGGCGCAGCGGCGACGAGGTCGAGGTGAATCTCGGCTCCCTCGACGCCCCCGATCAGTTGACGCCGACCTACGAGCTGTGGACCGTCCGCCGCGAATCCTGGCTGCCGCCCTTCCCGCTCAAAAGACGGTACGAGCACGACCGCGACGACGCCAACCGCTTCGAGGAATAG
- a CDS encoding ABC transporter ATP-binding protein, with translation MTEAAIRMKDVSLTLGEGASSVHVLKGVSLEVARGEATGIVGPSGSGKSTLLMVLAGLERVDEGEVWIAGTRIDGRSEDDVAAFRGRNVGIVFQSFHLIPNMTALENVAVPLELAGHADPFGVAQRELEAVGLGERLTHYPGELSGGEQQRVAIARALAPEPALLIADEPTGNLDQATGRQIADMLFAKAAERGMTLVLVTHDPALAARCTRQVAMRSGRIEQPPALAAASA, from the coding sequence GTGACAGAAGCCGCAATCCGGATGAAGGACGTTTCCCTGACACTGGGCGAGGGAGCGTCCTCGGTGCATGTTCTGAAGGGGGTGAGCCTCGAGGTGGCGCGCGGTGAGGCGACGGGCATCGTCGGCCCGTCCGGCTCGGGCAAGTCGACGCTCCTGATGGTGCTGGCCGGGCTGGAGCGGGTGGACGAGGGCGAGGTCTGGATCGCCGGCACGCGCATCGACGGCCGCTCCGAGGACGACGTCGCCGCCTTTCGCGGCAGGAACGTCGGCATCGTCTTCCAGTCGTTCCACCTGATCCCCAACATGACGGCGCTGGAGAACGTCGCCGTGCCGCTGGAGCTGGCCGGCCATGCCGACCCTTTCGGGGTGGCGCAGCGCGAGCTTGAAGCCGTCGGCCTCGGCGAGCGGCTGACGCACTATCCGGGCGAGCTTTCCGGCGGCGAGCAGCAGCGCGTCGCCATCGCCCGTGCCCTTGCGCCCGAGCCAGCCCTGCTGATCGCCGACGAGCCGACCGGCAATCTCGACCAGGCGACGGGGCGGCAGATCGCCGACATGCTGTTCGCCAAGGCGGCGGAGCGCGGCATGACGCTGGTCCTCGTCACCCACGATCCGGCGCTCGCCGCGCGCTGCACGCGGCAGGTCGCCATGCGCTCCGGCCGCATCGAGCAGCCGCCGGCGCTCGCCGCGGCCAGCGCCTGA
- a CDS encoding arylesterase, translated as MTAWAAAEPVKIVGFGDSLMAGYQLAPGESFPEKLEAALKARRHDVLIANAGVSGDTSSGGLSRLDWSVPDETELVILELGANDMLRGIRPDVTEKNLVAMIERLNERGIGIVLAGMLAAPNLGAGYAEAFDPIYPRLAETYGLPFYPFFLDGVAAERGLLLEDGMHPNAEGVDRMVEGFLPVIEPVIEKVLSARAGAPNDG; from the coding sequence ATGACGGCATGGGCCGCGGCCGAGCCGGTGAAGATCGTCGGATTCGGCGACAGCCTGATGGCCGGATACCAGCTTGCCCCCGGCGAGTCCTTCCCCGAGAAGCTCGAAGCGGCGCTTAAGGCGCGCCGTCACGATGTTTTGATCGCCAATGCCGGGGTCTCGGGCGACACGTCGAGCGGCGGGCTTTCGCGCCTCGACTGGTCGGTGCCGGACGAAACCGAGCTGGTGATCCTCGAGCTCGGCGCCAACGACATGCTGCGCGGCATCCGCCCGGACGTGACCGAGAAGAACCTCGTCGCGATGATCGAGCGGCTGAACGAGCGCGGCATCGGCATCGTGCTGGCGGGCATGCTGGCCGCGCCCAATCTCGGCGCCGGCTATGCCGAGGCGTTCGACCCGATCTATCCGCGCCTCGCCGAGACCTACGGCCTGCCGTTCTATCCGTTCTTCCTCGACGGCGTCGCCGCCGAGCGCGGCCTCTTGCTCGAGGACGGCATGCACCCGAACGCCGAGGGCGTCGACAGGATGGTCGAGGGCTTTCTGCCCGTCATCGAGCCGGTGATCGAGAAGGTTCTTTCCGCCCGCGCCGGCGCGCCGAACGACGGGTGA
- a CDS encoding glutamine synthetase family protein, giving the protein MPPVQKKEIRANGRGTRARVPEFVKKFRGVKNWKEAGAWLEWRGIEDIECITPDQAGVARGKMMPSKKFTSDTSLALPSAVFMATISGDYPEDGHGFVYPEDDGDLKLEPDLSTLSIVPWESDPTAQVICDLVHQDGRTVEFTPRNVLRRVMDAYAKRGLRPVVAPEIEFYLVNKNPDPDYPLTPPVGRSGRAIGGGQGYSIAGINEFDELIDDIYHFSEAQGLEIDTLIHEEGAGQLEINLRHGDPVELADQVFMFKRTIREAALKHDTYATFMAKPIQGQPGSAMHIHQSILDRKTGKNVFTDAEGGETPAFRHFIGGMQRHIPNALVMFAPYVNSYRRLTQAASAPVNTKWGYDNRTTAFRVPRSDPAARRVENRIPSSDANPYLALAASLACGLIGMTNAIEPDAPVGTTANEDDIDLPRGLLEAVELFESDESLCELLGTSFASTYAAIKKAEFETFMEVISPWEREYLLLNV; this is encoded by the coding sequence ATGCCTCCCGTGCAGAAGAAGGAAATCCGCGCTAACGGCCGCGGAACGCGTGCGCGCGTGCCCGAATTCGTCAAGAAATTCCGCGGCGTGAAGAACTGGAAAGAGGCGGGCGCCTGGCTCGAATGGCGCGGCATCGAGGACATCGAATGCATCACGCCCGACCAGGCGGGCGTGGCGCGCGGCAAGATGATGCCGTCGAAGAAGTTCACCTCCGACACCTCGCTGGCGCTACCCTCGGCGGTGTTCATGGCCACCATCTCCGGCGACTACCCGGAGGACGGCCACGGCTTCGTCTACCCGGAGGACGACGGCGACCTCAAGCTGGAGCCGGACCTGTCGACGCTCTCCATCGTGCCGTGGGAAAGCGACCCGACGGCGCAGGTGATCTGCGATCTCGTCCATCAAGACGGCCGCACGGTCGAGTTCACGCCGCGCAACGTGCTGCGCCGCGTCATGGATGCCTATGCCAAACGCGGCCTCAGACCCGTGGTCGCGCCGGAGATCGAGTTCTACCTCGTCAACAAGAACCCCGACCCCGACTATCCGCTGACCCCGCCGGTCGGCCGCTCGGGGCGCGCCATCGGCGGCGGGCAGGGCTATTCCATCGCCGGCATCAACGAGTTCGACGAGCTGATCGACGACATCTACCATTTCTCCGAGGCGCAGGGACTGGAGATCGACACGCTGATCCACGAGGAGGGCGCGGGCCAGCTCGAGATCAATCTGCGCCACGGCGATCCGGTCGAGCTCGCCGATCAGGTGTTCATGTTCAAGCGCACCATCCGCGAGGCGGCGCTGAAGCACGACACCTACGCCACCTTCATGGCCAAGCCCATCCAGGGCCAGCCCGGCTCGGCCATGCACATCCACCAGTCGATCCTCGACAGGAAGACCGGCAAGAACGTCTTCACCGACGCCGAGGGCGGCGAGACGCCGGCCTTCCGCCATTTCATCGGCGGCATGCAGCGCCACATCCCCAACGCGCTCGTCATGTTCGCGCCCTACGTCAATTCCTACCGGCGGCTGACGCAGGCGGCGTCGGCCCCGGTCAACACCAAATGGGGTTACGACAACCGCACCACCGCTTTCAGGGTGCCGCGCTCGGACCCGGCGGCGCGGCGGGTGGAGAACCGTATCCCCTCCTCGGACGCCAACCCGTATCTGGCGCTCGCCGCCTCGCTCGCCTGCGGGCTGATCGGCATGACGAACGCGATCGAGCCGGACGCGCCGGTCGGCACCACGGCCAACGAGGACGACATCGACCTGCCGCGCGGCCTGCTGGAGGCGGTCGAGCTGTTCGAGAGCGACGAGTCGCTGTGCGAGCTGCTCGGCACCTCCTTCGCCTCCACCTACGCCGCCATCAAGAAGGCCGAGTTCGAGACCTTCATGGAGGTGATCAGTCCGTGGGAGCGGGAGTATCTGCTTCTCAATGTGTAG
- a CDS encoding NAD(P)/FAD-dependent oxidoreductase encodes MNPISPGLSWYEASLGERPHYPALDGEAQADVVVIGGGFTGLSAAAHLARAGVDVVLIEAHRFGDGASGRNGGQLNTGQRAWPEDMEAGLGFARARALFDLAEDAKAHLLGFAGEHGIDIEYMPGHMSVAHKARYVKDYRAHAEIMATRYGYPHIAFMDAQETAERVGSTRFFGGVRDTGTGHVNPLKLVVGTARVAAAAGARLFESTKATGISSANGKVTVTTPRGTIHADKALIAVNAYGGDLEPISAAHVMPIGSFIGATPPLGTDSPVLPGLESVDDSRFVVRYFRRDREGRLLFGGREIYAPGDPRDINIHIRRQITEIYPALKDVEITHAWGGYVGITLPRTPFVREVMPNVISAGGYSGHGVMLSNFVGRLYAETVAGNRDRLKLFEELKVPPFPGGRRFRAPLLFLALNWYALRDRF; translated from the coding sequence ATGAACCCCATCTCCCCCGGCTTATCCTGGTACGAGGCGTCGCTTGGCGAGCGACCGCACTATCCGGCGCTCGACGGCGAGGCCCAAGCCGACGTCGTCGTCATCGGCGGCGGGTTCACGGGGCTGTCGGCGGCGGCGCATCTGGCGCGGGCCGGCGTCGACGTTGTGCTGATCGAGGCGCACCGCTTCGGCGACGGCGCGTCGGGGCGCAATGGCGGCCAGTTGAACACCGGCCAGCGCGCTTGGCCGGAGGACATGGAGGCCGGGCTCGGCTTCGCCCGCGCCAGGGCGCTGTTCGACCTGGCCGAAGACGCCAAGGCGCACCTTCTCGGCTTCGCCGGGGAGCACGGCATCGACATCGAGTACATGCCCGGCCACATGTCGGTCGCGCACAAGGCGCGCTACGTGAAGGACTATCGCGCCCATGCCGAGATCATGGCCACGCGCTACGGCTATCCCCACATCGCGTTCATGGACGCGCAGGAGACGGCGGAGCGCGTCGGCTCGACGCGATTCTTCGGCGGCGTGCGCGACACCGGCACCGGCCACGTCAACCCGCTGAAGCTGGTTGTCGGCACCGCCCGCGTCGCGGCGGCGGCCGGGGCGCGGCTTTTCGAGTCCACCAAGGCGACCGGCATCTCGTCTGCGAACGGCAAGGTCACGGTGACGACGCCGCGCGGCACGATTCATGCCGACAAGGCGCTCATCGCCGTCAACGCCTATGGCGGCGACTTGGAGCCCATCAGCGCCGCGCATGTGATGCCGATCGGCTCGTTCATCGGCGCGACGCCGCCGCTGGGGACGGACAGCCCCGTGCTGCCGGGGCTGGAATCGGTCGACGATTCGCGCTTCGTCGTGCGCTATTTCCGCCGCGACCGCGAAGGGCGGCTGCTGTTCGGCGGCCGCGAGATCTATGCGCCGGGCGACCCGCGGGACATCAACATCCACATCCGCCGGCAGATCACCGAGATCTATCCGGCCCTGAAGGACGTCGAGATCACCCATGCCTGGGGCGGCTATGTCGGCATCACGCTGCCGCGCACGCCTTTCGTGCGCGAGGTGATGCCGAACGTCATCTCGGCCGGCGGTTATTCCGGCCACGGCGTCATGCTGTCGAACTTCGTCGGCCGGCTCTATGCCGAGACGGTCGCCGGCAACCGCGACAGGCTGAAGCTGTTCGAGGAGCTGAAGGTGCCGCCCTTCCCCGGCGGCCGGCGTTTTCGCGCGCCGCTGCTGTTCCTCGCGCTCAACTGGTACGCGCTGCGCGACAGGTTCTGA
- a CDS encoding SLC13 family permease — MSYEQMFIFGLLGVLLGMLVWGRVRYDLVAFGALIVAVLGGAVAVEDAFSGFGHEATAIVALVLVISRAMINAGAVELIAHYVVSASRSLPAHITIMSVTGAALSAIINNVAAIVILMSLDIEAAKKAGRSPSLSLMPLSYATIFGGMITLIGTPSNIVIAQFRQDALGKPYGMFDFAPVGLVCAAVGIAFVALVGWRLIPQRGERARPSMTESDLFVAEARVPEKSPSVGKTPSDLYELGDEHDVTLLGLVRNGKRLPGFAAGVEMRKGDFLVLEGNPKSIEAFIGAAKLALSKQEVKEGLTDKSVSLMEVIVPEGSRAVGRNVHEMRLRYRRGVSLLGISRRGQRFQERVEKLPIRQGDVLLLFGPIDLLSDAAEWLGTLPIADRRHTVIQRRKALLAIGIFVAAIALAVAGIVPLSIALAAVVAIYAILSIVTPSDIYGSVEWPIIVLLAALIPIGNAFEEAGGTEIITHAIMSRTEGMPVWLILAIVMAVTMVLSDFINAIATALIAAPIGVSVAQSLGVSPDPFLMGVAVAGTCGLLTPIGHKNNAIIMGPGGYQFSDYWRLGLPLELLIIAVGVPTILFFWPL; from the coding sequence ATGTCATACGAGCAGATGTTTATCTTCGGGCTGCTGGGCGTCCTGCTCGGCATGCTCGTCTGGGGGCGCGTGCGCTACGATCTGGTGGCCTTCGGCGCGCTGATCGTCGCCGTGCTCGGCGGCGCGGTGGCGGTGGAGGACGCCTTCTCCGGCTTCGGTCACGAGGCGACGGCCATCGTCGCTCTGGTGCTGGTCATCTCCCGCGCCATGATCAATGCCGGCGCGGTCGAGCTGATCGCCCACTACGTGGTCTCCGCCTCGCGCTCGCTGCCCGCGCACATCACCATCATGTCGGTGACGGGCGCGGCACTGTCGGCGATCATCAACAACGTCGCCGCCATCGTCATCCTGATGTCGCTCGACATCGAGGCGGCGAAGAAGGCCGGCCGCTCGCCTTCGCTGTCGCTGATGCCGCTGTCCTACGCCACCATCTTCGGCGGCATGATCACCCTGATCGGCACCCCGTCCAACATCGTCATCGCCCAGTTCCGGCAGGACGCGCTCGGCAAGCCCTACGGTATGTTCGACTTCGCGCCGGTCGGCCTCGTCTGCGCCGCCGTCGGCATCGCCTTCGTCGCGCTGGTCGGCTGGCGACTCATTCCCCAGCGCGGCGAGCGCGCGCGCCCGAGCATGACCGAAAGCGACCTCTTCGTCGCCGAGGCCCGCGTGCCGGAGAAATCGCCTTCCGTGGGCAAGACGCCGTCCGACCTCTACGAGCTCGGCGACGAGCACGACGTCACCCTTCTCGGCCTCGTGCGCAACGGCAAGCGGCTTCCCGGCTTCGCCGCCGGCGTCGAGATGCGCAAGGGCGATTTCCTCGTCCTCGAGGGCAACCCGAAATCCATCGAGGCCTTCATCGGCGCGGCCAAGCTCGCTCTGTCGAAGCAGGAGGTCAAGGAAGGGCTGACCGACAAGTCGGTCTCGCTCATGGAGGTCATCGTGCCTGAAGGCTCGCGCGCCGTCGGCCGCAACGTCCACGAGATGCGCCTGCGCTACCGGCGCGGCGTCAGCCTGCTCGGCATCTCGCGGCGCGGCCAGCGTTTCCAGGAGCGGGTCGAGAAGCTGCCCATCCGCCAGGGCGACGTGCTCCTGCTATTCGGCCCGATCGACCTTCTGTCGGACGCGGCCGAATGGCTCGGCACGCTGCCCATCGCCGACCGCCGGCACACCGTCATCCAGCGGCGCAAGGCGCTGCTCGCCATCGGCATCTTCGTCGCCGCCATCGCGCTCGCCGTCGCCGGCATCGTGCCGCTGTCCATCGCGCTGGCGGCGGTGGTCGCCATCTATGCGATACTCAGCATCGTCACGCCGTCCGACATCTACGGCTCGGTCGAATGGCCGATCATCGTGCTCCTCGCCGCGCTGATCCCCATCGGCAACGCCTTCGAGGAGGCGGGCGGCACCGAGATCATCACCCACGCCATCATGAGCCGCACCGAGGGCATGCCGGTCTGGCTGATCCTCGCCATCGTCATGGCCGTGACCATGGTGCTGTCGGATTTCATCAACGCCATCGCCACGGCGCTGATCGCCGCGCCGATCGGCGTCTCGGTCGCCCAGTCGCTCGGCGTCTCGCCCGACCCGTTCCTGATGGGCGTGGCCGTTGCCGGCACCTGCGGCCTGCTGACGCCCATCGGCCACAAGAACAACGCCATCATCATGGGGCCGGGCGGCTACCAGTTCTCCGACTACTGGCGGCTCGGCCTGCCGCTGGAGCTCCTGATCATCGCCGTCGGCGTGCCGACGATCCTGTTCTTCTGGCCGCTGTAA